A genome region from Dehalobacter sp. includes the following:
- a CDS encoding response regulator, which yields MSKKIMIVDDSNFARKMMKDILVSEGYEIIGEFESGSASVEEYTRLKPDLVTMDIIMHEMNGLDALEQILSIDPNARVIIVSFMNNVDSIKKALQNGALDFVTKPFSRERLVEAVKKALSQPG from the coding sequence ATGAGCAAAAAGATTATGATTGTGGACGACAGTAATTTTGCGAGAAAAATGATGAAGGATATCCTCGTCAGCGAAGGCTACGAGATCATCGGTGAATTCGAAAGCGGCAGCGCTTCAGTTGAAGAATATACGCGCTTAAAACCGGACCTGGTTACAATGGATATCATCATGCATGAAATGAACGGCCTTGATGCCCTGGAGCAGATATTGTCCATTGACCCGAACGCCAGGGTAATTATCGTAAGCTTTATGAATAATGTAGATTCTATAAAAAAGGCATTACAAAACGGCGCCCTGGATTTTGTAACCAAGCCTTTTTCCAGGGAGCGCCTGGTTGAAGCTGTCAAAAAGGCTCTTTCACAGCCTGGTTAA